The Silene latifolia isolate original U9 population chromosome 4, ASM4854445v1, whole genome shotgun sequence region TGTACTGCTACTTAACTGTCTTTGTACTTTTGCCCTCAACCTCTCCGTTTTCCTTGTCATCTCTCATACTAGTGCTCTCACCATTAGAGTTGCTGGAGTGGTTAAGGATTGGATTGTGGTGCTAGTGTCTGCCCTTCTATTTGCCGATACAAAGCTGACATTGATAAATTTGTTTGGCTATGGAATTGGTAAAGTTTCATCTTTTCAATTCACCTTCTCTCCCCCCAACCCCCAACCCAAAAGCTGGTCTCCTACTATCATTTGCTCCATCCCCGCTTGACTTTGGTGGTCAAATTATGTCAACTTTGATTAATATTTTGTCGTTGTatacaataattgagttttttTAGAAATGGTAATGTGGAAATCAGATCTAAGTACAAAGATAATTTTCTCCCTTATATATCTATATACTCGTATATGTTTAGAGAAATAATTGTGATTGCTTGTCATACTTGTGAACAATTCATTAACCACCAAAATCAAATGAGGACAATAAATTTTGGATTTTGATTGATGAATTTGGTAATGTCTTCCGGTAATGATTCTTATCTGGTTACTTGTAACTCGAAGTTTAGAAAAGACTGAATACATTTTTACATTTTCTTTTGACGACATGTTATCTTTTAACATTACCAAAGTACCCTTATAACACTCATGTCCTAGTGCACTCTTAAAAATTAGATGAGGATAATAAAAGGGTTGCTTTGTACATTTGTTTCGTACTcttaaaaaataaacttaaagaattcactgggacggagggagtattagagtACATTGATTTCGAGTCTTTTGGCATATGGCAGGTACTCTTTACATACTCTACTGCTTGTTCTTATCTTATGCAACCCACAAACTAAAACCACATTTGTTTGTTTAGCTATTGGCGGTGTTGTGGCATATAATAATCATAAATTGAAGAAAGAAGCCGCTTCAGGGAGCTCCAAAGGGCCTCAAACCGATGAATCAGTACCAATGGTGTCATCATCTTTGGAGAAATAGCCACGAGTGCTGGAGATGGCAAGTCTTGTTTGTAAGGTTTATGAAAggatgatttttattgataattaTACAAGGATACAACAATGCCTTATATACTAATACAATGACCTAAAGAGCAAGAAAGCTATCATATGAAATTTACCAAAGAACAAACGAATAGCCTAAGATAcggaaattacaataataaggAAACTACAATTATGGACAATCTTTATTTACGGAAATATTCCTAACATTCCCCCACAAGATGGACGACCCAAAGGCGAGACCAATCTTGGAGAGCAAAGAAGCAAAACGTGGCTTAGGAATGTGCTGGACGCGAAGATGACCCTGCTGAACTTGTTCACGAACAAAAtgaaatgcaagagcaagatgctTCATACGGGAGTGAAAAACCGGGTTAGCAGCATAGCTCGTAGCACTAAGATTATCACAATAGATAACCGGTGGTTGAGAGAGAGGAACACGAAGTTAAGTGAGTAAGGACTACAACCACATTAACTCGGCAGTCGTAGAGGCAACAGCACGAAACTCGGCCTCGGTGGACGAACAAGCGATAGCACGCTGTTTCTTGGAGCCCCAAGAAAGTGCATTGCGGCCCAAATAAGTGcattgaggccgagaaggtaaacttcaaggcgtactcaaattcgtccccgtttgggctgatgataaggatgccggctcctgagctgttcgtcgtggaggacccgtcggtgtatacctcccatacaccggggtgtgattcttcttggtatgtgcactcggcaaggaagtctgcaagtgcttgcccctttatcgagggcctcggcctgtattgaatgccgaagccggatagctctactacCCATTTGacgagcctgccggattgttcaaatttttccaatgctttctccaatggctggtcggttaagaccgttacgggatgtgcgtcgaagtaaggttttagtttccttgcggcaacgacgacagcaaaggctgctttttcaatcagtgggtaatttctttcggcgggcaataGTGTATGGCTGATGAAGTAGATTGGGTGctgctgcttgttttcttctctgacgattacggcactgaccgtggccgaggtaactgctaagtatagatatagagtTTCCCCAGCGTCGGtctggacagggtcgggagagtttgtAGATGAGCTTTCAGCTGCCtaaaagctgtgctctgttcctccccccagcaaaagtctttattccccttcaacactttgaagaatggggtgctcttgtcggctgaccgagaaatgaagcgggcgagagccgccatcctcccggtgagcatcataacctcttttcgattcctcggctccggcaggtctagaatTGCTTTgattttctctggattggcatcaattcccctggcgctgacaagcacgccgaggaacttgccggcccggacgccgaagttgcacttcattgggttaagcttcatcttgtatttccttagcgaacaaaatgtttcgctcaagtcggccaagtgctcgccgtcagacttgctttttacaatagcatcgtcgacgtaagcctcgatattTCGCCCTTTTTGGTCTTGAagcactttgtccaccagcctagtgtaagttgcgccagcgtttttcaaacggaacggcatcattttgtacatgtatgtgccgtgtatggtgatgaatgcgcacttaggcatgtcttcttcggccatgaatacctgatggtaccccgaaaAGGCGTCGGCGGGCTCAAGATAGTGTAGCCtttgccgttgcgtctattaagctatttattcgaggcaagggataacaatctttggggcatgctttattaagatttgtaaaatcaacacacatcctccacccccctgatgacttcttcaccattacaacatttgctagccactcagggtaagtacaaggcatgataaagcccgcctctaataatttatctacctcggccttgatggcatcatctttctcggccgaggagttcctcatcttacgCTTCACGGGGCGGctgggagtacgttcagcttgtgaacgataacctctcggctcacgcctggcatctcggcggctgagtacgcgaagacgtctttgttcttcctcggcaggtctaggagattggctctgaactttggctccaggccgacaccgatagttacggtgcgccctgggtcaatctCTATCTGCTCGGTCTCGGCACCTTCGACCACGCCGAcgtggttggtgctcatcggatcaccctcatgtcgtaaggatgggctcttcccttttcttgactttttcgccactttgagggactgcatgttgcaccctctggcagatatctggacattGACAACTTCGtccctctcgtcctttgagacgagcttttgcacttccccccggtccgagacatacatcaatgtcagggcccggatggacatcacagcatcggcctcgctcaaggtgactcggcctatgaggacgttgtaggcagatgaaccatcaatgaccacgaactcagataaaacattcttggccgcatcggcttggccaaacatcaccggcagtctgatagatcccaggggtaccaggccggccccggagaagctgtacagtgggttggtgcaggggctcagatcctcaatcttcagaccaagattgagaaagcattccctgaacatgatgtttgtataggcgcctgtatcaattaggcacctcttgaccaagtggttggctatgtccaggtggaccaccGGCGGGTCATTTGtgtggggctacgactccttcgtagtctttccttccgatggttatatcggggacggtgtgagcggggatcgctgtggtgggcacaaagttgatggcttggtaaagctcatttaggtgccgtttgtgcccattagcggacccaccgttctcgtttcctccgatgacaacctggatcactcccatcctgtggaatactgattttctctTCTCCCCGCCGGAGCTGGATTACGGGTTCCGGCTACGTACTTCTTTGCCGAGGGCCCCCTTTTGGATCGGCTCCTCAATGGTGTTCTTGATGGCCAAACgatcgtcggtcttatggccgggtgGCCGTGataatcgcaaaattggcttgcgtcgccttCCCTCTTCATCTTGGGGGTTTTGTCCCTTACGCCCTTCGCTCTTGCTCcggggcgaagacctcggccggtgatttgaccgaGAGGGTGGGACTCAGCCATACCGCGtatgggtgtatggtcccgaactccccccggcgcccgccgagttttgCTTCCTGCTGGATTTTTCGGGCCGTGACCTATtgctgtcacggcgtccttcatcctcGTTGTCTCGGCGGCTCCTCCTTCCTGAGTGCCCAgattcactgtggcctacccaggtcttgtggtagtcctccaccattatggcttggtcggccatccttctggcggagtccaggttgaggtccccgcacttgatcagctcatttttgagctcgcctttcgggaggcccttcatcagtgcgaaggccgccagctcggcattcagctcacggatctgctgagctttcGCGTCGATcctcttcacgtagctccggagggactcgtcctccccctgtcggatggTGAGGAGAtcggatgtctccacggcccttctcttgttgcaagagtactgggctatgaggttgtctcttaggtcggcgtagtaatACACcaagccattaggtagccccttgtaccaactttgggcCATCCCATGAAGGGCTGTagggaagattcggcaccaaacctcatcaggttgctcccacaccgacatgtaagactcgaaagcctcggcgtggtcggtcggatcgctatcccctttgtaggATAGGGGTGGCAGCTTTAGTTTATTCGCACAGGGACCTCGAGGACATAGGTCTTTGAGGGGGGCTGTCGACCACGTCCGAGTagcacgtggcgatcggctcctcgtggccctagtccggcttctctccccgtgacgggaagggcttcttgttgtccgactttggagagtcggacttctgtctacatttcttcgggggtggcctctttgatgccgcggcgacgctgtcctccctcgcgtgggggaaggactttggtcggccactgacaccacgggcaccgccggcgtcctagtatgctCCACTCCTTGCATtgccccggacaagttgttcggggtcactttatgggctctggtcacctgcgggtgtctttgccgtcaccgtcgttgcggcgggggtgatcgcGTATTACCCATCGAGGTCCGGGAGTAGCCAGTTTTctttgcatcgaccacatgtcccatgatagtgacttggccGGTGCGATGGTGTTTGGTTGtatcggcatcccgtacgccggttgaatgaCTCGGCGGTGGGGATCGCTGCCCAATCTCGGAATTGTGGTGTGTCATCGATAGAATGCGGTTTCATCAGTCACAAttatttcttgttgctttgacattttcttagcttgttgggtgggttttgttttgtgtttttttttttgtaagggatttgactagcttctagtgtcttttccccacagacggcgccaattgttccgggtgtaattccagagcagatttgtttaccacgtaagcttggtgaaaTGATGTCTTTCCTTGTCTTGAttcttcctttcggtctctcctgaaacgatgaacaaactaagggctcggctttgcatcgagcgtactcactccgacgctcaagtcagtaaacttaaagggattaagttgtgtgttacttgacaaagtatattgtagagagattagtgagtttataccagatgaacagtgagttttaggttagattgtggatccccttatcaatgagagaagtggagtatttatagactttcaccttttgtcacgtagt contains the following coding sequences:
- the LOC141653378 gene encoding putative sugar phosphate/phosphate translocator At3g14410 — encoded protein: MSCRMLLIMSIISFGVVVASYGEIDINWAGVVYQMGGVVGEALRLIFMEILVKRKGLKLNPISIMYYVSPCSALCLLIPWIFLEKPKMDGNGTWNFPPLVLLLNCLCTFALNLSVFLVISHTSALTIRVAGVVKDWIVVLVSALLFADTKLTLINLFGYGIAIGGVVAYNNHKLKKEAASGSSKGPQTDESVPMVSSSLEK